A window from Streptomyces sp. NBC_00271 encodes these proteins:
- the tuf gene encoding elongation factor Tu has protein sequence MPKTAYVRTKPHLNIGTMGHVDHGKTTLTAAITKVLAERGSGSSTRYVSFDRIDQAPEEVARGITINIAHVEYETDTRHYAHVDMPGHADYVKNMVTGAAQLDGAILVVSALDGIMPQTAEHVLLARQVGVDHIVVALNKADAGDEELTDLVELEVRELLSAHGYGGESVPVVRVSGLKALEGEPRWTAAIDALLDAVDTYVPMPERYLDAPFLLPVENVLTITGRGTVVTGAVERGTIRVGDRVEVLGAAVDTVVTGLETFGKPMDEAQAGDNVALLLRGVPRDAVRRGHIVAAPGSVVPSRRFSAQVYVLSTREGGRTTPVSTGYRPQFYIRTADVVGDVDLGERAVARPGDTVTMTVELGREVPLEPGLGFAIREGGRTVGAGTVTSVG, from the coding sequence ATGCCCAAGACGGCATACGTCCGCACCAAACCGCACCTGAACATCGGCACGATGGGCCATGTCGACCACGGCAAGACCACCCTGACCGCCGCCATCACCAAGGTCCTCGCCGAGCGCGGCTCCGGCAGCAGTACCCGATACGTGTCGTTCGACCGCATCGACCAGGCGCCGGAGGAGGTCGCGCGCGGCATCACCATCAACATCGCGCACGTCGAGTACGAGACCGACACCCGCCACTACGCGCACGTGGACATGCCGGGTCACGCCGACTACGTCAAGAACATGGTCACCGGCGCCGCGCAGCTCGACGGGGCGATCCTCGTCGTCTCCGCGCTCGACGGGATCATGCCGCAGACCGCCGAGCACGTGCTGCTCGCCCGGCAGGTGGGCGTCGACCACATCGTCGTCGCCCTGAACAAGGCCGACGCGGGCGACGAGGAGCTCACCGACCTCGTGGAGCTGGAGGTCCGCGAGCTGCTCTCCGCGCACGGCTACGGGGGCGAGTCCGTACCCGTCGTACGGGTGTCCGGCCTCAAGGCTCTTGAGGGGGAACCCCGTTGGACGGCCGCGATCGACGCGCTGCTCGACGCGGTGGACACCTATGTACCCATGCCCGAGCGGTACCTCGACGCGCCGTTCCTGTTGCCGGTCGAGAACGTGCTCACGATCACCGGGCGCGGGACGGTCGTCACCGGTGCGGTCGAGCGCGGCACGATCCGGGTCGGCGACCGCGTCGAAGTGCTCGGCGCGGCCGTCGACACGGTGGTGACCGGCCTGGAGACCTTCGGCAAGCCCATGGACGAGGCGCAGGCAGGGGACAACGTGGCGCTGCTGCTGCGCGGGGTGCCCCGCGACGCCGTACGCCGCGGGCACATCGTCGCCGCGCCCGGCAGCGTCGTCCCCAGTCGCCGTTTCTCGGCCCAGGTGTACGTCCTGTCGACGCGCGAGGGCGGTCGTACGACGCCCGTCTCCACCGGGTACCGGCCACAGTTCTACATCCGCACCGCGGACGTGGTCGGCGACGTCGACCTCGGCGAACGCGCGGTCGCCCGGCCCGGTGACACCGTCACGATGACGGTCGAGCTCGGCCGCGAGGTGCCGCTGGAGCCGGGGCTCGGCTTCGCGATCCGCGAGGGCGGCCGGACGGTCGGCGCGGGGACGGTGACCTCGGTGGGCTGA
- a CDS encoding DNA alkylation repair protein: protein MGVTASGTSGARFEVPNSSLADTVLERLTATYGAAADPERAGSMRAYMKDVAPFLGLTTPDRRALSRTVLLTTAAPAEADCTAVALRCWALPEREYHYFAVDYLRRHVRQLSSAFLPVTRHLIGTVSWWDTVDALASHVVGGLVAADPKLKSDMDAWIEDDDLWVARTALLHQLRYKETTDTERLFAYCVRQSGHPDFFVRKAIGWCLREYAKTDPEAVRAFVARERGRLAPLSVREALKNIDP, encoded by the coding sequence ATGGGCGTCACAGCTTCCGGAACGTCGGGTGCGCGGTTCGAGGTGCCGAACAGTTCCCTCGCGGACACCGTGCTGGAACGGCTCACCGCCACCTACGGCGCGGCGGCCGATCCGGAACGGGCCGGGTCCATGCGTGCGTACATGAAGGACGTCGCCCCCTTCCTCGGTCTGACCACGCCCGATCGCCGCGCGCTGTCCCGCACGGTCCTCCTCACAACAGCGGCCCCTGCAGAGGCCGATTGCACCGCCGTGGCCCTGCGCTGCTGGGCGTTGCCGGAGCGCGAGTACCACTATTTCGCCGTCGACTACCTGCGCCGTCATGTGAGGCAACTCTCTTCCGCTTTCCTCCCGGTGACGCGGCATCTCATCGGCACGGTCTCCTGGTGGGACACCGTCGACGCACTCGCCTCCCACGTGGTGGGAGGCCTCGTGGCCGCGGATCCGAAGCTGAAGAGCGACATGGACGCGTGGATCGAGGACGACGACCTGTGGGTCGCCCGTACGGCCCTGCTCCACCAGCTCCGTTACAAGGAGACGACCGACACCGAGCGGCTCTTCGCCTACTGCGTACGGCAGTCAGGGCATCCCGACTTCTTCGTCCGCAAGGCGATCGGCTGGTGTCTGCGCGAGTACGCGAAGACGGATCCGGAGGCGGTACGGGCCTTCGTCGCCCGGGAACGGGGGCGGCTCGCTCCCCTCTCCGTACGTGAGGCGCTCAAGAACATCGACCCCTGA
- a CDS encoding TVP38/TMEM64 family protein, translated as MLDATTRSGGTATAVPPAPVAELSLAAEFAVSTPTGLAARCTRVLLSPWSRLSLLLVLLAAAASSVLLFEPQRLLSDGWPPQLSGAAAAVVFSVAYGLCTVAFVPRPLLNLAAGALFGSQLGLGTALAGTVLGAGVAFGLGRILGQDALRPLLRARWLKAADGQLSRHGFRTMMMARLFPGVPFWAANYCAAVSRMGWLPFLLATALGSIPNTAAYAVAGARASAPTSPAFLIAMGFIALPALVGAVVAWRKRHHLRGD; from the coding sequence ATGCTCGATGCCACCACCCGCTCTGGGGGCACCGCCACAGCCGTTCCCCCGGCTCCCGTCGCTGAGCTCTCCCTCGCCGCGGAGTTCGCCGTCTCCACGCCCACGGGCCTCGCCGCCCGTTGCACGAGAGTCCTGCTCTCGCCCTGGTCCCGGCTCTCCCTGCTGCTGGTGCTGCTCGCGGCGGCCGCGTCGAGCGTGCTGCTCTTCGAACCGCAGCGGCTGCTGTCCGACGGCTGGCCGCCACAGCTAAGCGGCGCCGCGGCGGCCGTGGTGTTCTCGGTGGCGTACGGGCTGTGCACGGTGGCGTTCGTGCCCCGGCCGCTGCTCAACCTCGCGGCGGGCGCGCTCTTCGGCTCGCAGCTGGGCCTCGGCACCGCGCTCGCGGGCACGGTGCTCGGCGCCGGCGTGGCGTTCGGGCTCGGCCGGATCCTCGGGCAGGACGCGCTGCGCCCGCTGTTGCGCGCCCGCTGGCTGAAGGCGGCCGACGGACAGCTCAGCCGGCACGGCTTCCGCACGATGATGATGGCCCGGCTCTTCCCCGGCGTGCCCTTCTGGGCGGCGAACTACTGCGCGGCCGTCTCCCGCATGGGCTGGCTGCCGTTCCTCCTCGCCACCGCCCTGGGATCGATCCCGAACACCGCCGCGTACGCCGTCGCGGGAGCCCGGGCCTCGGCGCCGACCTCCCCCGCCTTCCTGATCGCCATGGGCTTCATCGCGCTGCCGGCCCTGGTCGGCGCGGTGGTGGCCTGGCGCAAGCGCCACCACCTGCGCGGAGACTGA
- a CDS encoding thiolase family protein: MRDAVIVEAVRTPIGKGKPNGSLAHVHPVELLAHTLRTLVERSGVDPALIDDVIGGTVSQVSEQAANITRYAALSAGFPETVPATTVDRQCGSSQQAVHFAAQGVLSGAYDLVVACGVESMSRVPMGSNVRGTEDPFGPGIAARFPEGLVPQGISAELIAAKWGLSRAQMDAFAAGSHQKAATAWANGLFDAEVAPLEGVTRDESVRPTTTTEVLAGLRPAYYDPAYAERFPQIDWSVTAGNASPINDGASAVLITSSETAARLGLRPLARLHSFAVTGSDPLLMLTGVVPATEKVLRKAGLALGDIDLFEVNEAFASVVLTWQQETGADLSRVNVHGGAIALGHPLGASGTRLTTTLVHAMRERGARYGLQTMCEAGGLANAMVIEAV; the protein is encoded by the coding sequence ATGCGTGACGCCGTCATCGTCGAAGCCGTACGCACCCCCATCGGCAAGGGCAAGCCGAACGGCTCCCTCGCCCACGTCCACCCCGTGGAGCTCCTCGCCCACACACTGCGCACCCTCGTCGAGCGCTCCGGAGTCGATCCGGCGCTGATCGACGACGTCATCGGCGGCACCGTCAGCCAGGTGAGCGAGCAGGCCGCGAACATCACCCGGTACGCGGCGCTCTCGGCGGGCTTCCCCGAGACGGTGCCCGCGACCACCGTGGACCGCCAGTGCGGCTCGTCCCAGCAGGCCGTGCACTTCGCGGCCCAGGGCGTCCTGTCGGGGGCGTACGACCTGGTCGTCGCCTGCGGCGTGGAGTCGATGAGCCGTGTGCCGATGGGCTCGAACGTCCGAGGCACCGAGGATCCCTTCGGACCCGGGATCGCGGCGCGCTTCCCCGAGGGCCTGGTGCCGCAGGGCATCAGCGCCGAGCTCATCGCCGCCAAGTGGGGCCTGTCGCGCGCGCAGATGGACGCCTTCGCGGCGGGCTCGCACCAGAAGGCGGCCACGGCCTGGGCCAACGGCCTATTCGACGCCGAGGTCGCGCCCCTGGAGGGTGTGACGCGCGACGAGAGTGTCCGGCCCACCACCACTACGGAGGTACTCGCGGGACTCAGGCCCGCCTACTACGACCCGGCCTACGCCGAGCGCTTCCCGCAGATCGACTGGTCCGTCACGGCGGGCAACGCGAGCCCGATCAACGACGGCGCGTCGGCCGTGCTGATCACGTCGAGCGAGACCGCGGCCAGGCTCGGCCTGCGCCCGCTCGCCCGCCTGCACAGCTTCGCCGTCACCGGCTCCGACCCGCTGCTGATGCTCACGGGCGTCGTCCCGGCCACCGAGAAGGTGCTCCGCAAGGCGGGGCTCGCCCTCGGCGACATCGACCTCTTCGAGGTGAACGAGGCCTTCGCGAGCGTCGTCCTGACCTGGCAGCAGGAGACGGGCGCGGATCTGTCCCGGGTCAACGTGCACGGCGGGGCGATCGCGCTCGGCCACCCGCTCGGTGCGAGCGGCACCCGGCTGACGACCACCCTCGTGCACGCGATGCGCGAGCGCGGGGCCCGCTACGGCCTGCAGACGATGTGCGAGGCGGGCGGACTCGCCAACGCGATGGTCATCGAGGCCGTGTAA
- a CDS encoding winged helix-turn-helix transcriptional regulator produces MKDARPCSIADTLALVGEKYSLLVLREVSLGATRFDQLVRNIGAPRDVLTARLKRLVDAGVLEKVEYSDRPKRYEYRPTQAGLELEPVLHTLMAWGDRHLQEGGFRPMVLEHTCGHELVPQVVCRECGEVVEHGHLTAHPQTPGWTATGPAVA; encoded by the coding sequence ATGAAGGACGCCCGCCCCTGTTCGATCGCCGACACACTCGCTCTCGTCGGCGAGAAGTACTCCCTGTTGGTACTGCGCGAGGTGTCGCTCGGCGCCACCCGCTTCGACCAGCTCGTCCGCAACATCGGCGCACCGCGCGATGTGCTCACCGCCCGCCTGAAACGGCTCGTCGACGCGGGCGTACTGGAGAAGGTCGAGTACAGCGACCGCCCGAAGCGCTACGAGTACCGGCCCACCCAGGCCGGTCTGGAACTGGAGCCGGTGCTGCACACGCTGATGGCGTGGGGCGACCGTCATCTCCAGGAGGGCGGTTTCCGTCCCATGGTGCTGGAGCACACCTGCGGCCATGAGCTGGTCCCGCAGGTCGTGTGCCGGGAGTGCGGCGAGGTGGTCGAGCACGGCCACCTGACGGCCCACCCGCAGACCCCGGGCTGGACGGCGACGGGACCTGCGGTGGCGTAG
- a CDS encoding cupin domain-containing protein — protein sequence MSGAHATPVFTGLPGAVAVSHLCVYDWPAPDGVSGGTPHLHLTCSEAYVVTGGRGAVQTLTTSGYEVTPLEAGTVAWFTPGTIHRLVNEDDLRITVLMQNNGLPEAGDAVLTLPPEYLTDPETYAAATVIPADAPEAERERVARARRDLALEGYRALRAADGPEPLAAFHRAAAALVRPRLAEWRERWRRGAEAAAAATGEQLDRLERGDVSHLADARVRAEQPSAHGKFGMCGRLDVYKGTD from the coding sequence GTGAGCGGCGCGCACGCGACCCCGGTGTTCACCGGGCTGCCGGGCGCCGTCGCCGTCTCGCACCTCTGCGTGTACGACTGGCCCGCCCCCGACGGAGTCTCCGGCGGCACCCCCCATCTGCACCTGACCTGCTCGGAGGCGTACGTCGTCACCGGCGGGCGCGGAGCGGTGCAGACGCTGACGACGTCCGGGTACGAGGTCACACCGCTCGAAGCCGGCACCGTCGCGTGGTTCACGCCCGGCACCATCCATCGCCTGGTCAACGAGGACGACCTGCGCATCACCGTCCTCATGCAGAACAACGGCCTCCCCGAAGCGGGTGACGCCGTGCTCACCCTGCCTCCGGAGTACCTGACCGACCCCGAGACGTACGCGGCCGCGACGGTGATCCCGGCCGACGCGCCCGAGGCGGAGCGGGAGCGGGTCGCCCGCGCCCGGCGGGACCTCGCCCTGGAGGGCTACCGGGCGCTGCGCGCGGCGGACGGGCCCGAGCCGCTCGCCGCGTTCCACCGGGCCGCGGCCGCGCTGGTGCGGCCCCGGCTCGCCGAGTGGCGCGAGCGATGGCGGCGCGGTGCCGAGGCCGCCGCCGCGGCCACGGGAGAGCAGCTCGACCGGCTGGAGCGGGGCGATGTCTCCCACCTCGCCGACGCCCGCGTACGGGCCGAACAGCCGTCCGCGCACGGCAAGTTCGGGATGTGCGGACGGCTCGACGTCTACAAGGGGACCGATTAG
- a CDS encoding PmoA family protein, with the protein MTGSAQGALRIVHAHGDRITISDTTTGVELLSYVYRPEAAWEAPKPYLHPLRTLAGDIVTDYRPNDHRWHKGLQMTASHLSGSNLWGGNTYVHGEGYLELPERVGSMAHVGFDQVVSDGSRAVIAERLTWHPYDGELWAEEERRVEVHDVDPASGSWALTWTTAVTNRRDEALRFGSPTTAGREMAGYTGLFWRGPRAFRDGRIIGPDSEGPGLMGQQAPWLAYSGEHDGADGHATLVFAHGPENDHTGEGGAHPAHWFVRNDPFAAVAPSFAFFEELELAPGATLTRRYRVVVADGAWEREEVAKYLEEHPW; encoded by the coding sequence ATGACCGGGTCCGCGCAGGGTGCGCTGCGTATCGTCCACGCCCATGGTGATCGCATCACGATCAGCGACACGACCACCGGCGTGGAGCTGTTGAGCTACGTCTACCGGCCCGAGGCGGCCTGGGAGGCCCCCAAGCCGTATCTGCACCCCCTCAGGACGCTGGCCGGTGACATCGTCACGGACTACCGGCCCAACGACCACCGCTGGCACAAGGGCCTCCAGATGACGGCCTCCCACCTGTCGGGCTCCAACCTGTGGGGCGGCAACACGTACGTCCACGGGGAGGGATACCTCGAACTCCCGGAGCGCGTCGGGTCGATGGCCCACGTCGGCTTCGACCAGGTGGTCTCGGACGGGAGCCGCGCGGTCATCGCCGAGCGCCTCACCTGGCATCCGTACGACGGTGAGCTGTGGGCCGAGGAGGAGCGCCGCGTCGAGGTGCACGACGTCGATCCCGCATCGGGTTCCTGGGCGCTGACCTGGACGACCGCGGTCACCAACCGGCGGGACGAGGCGCTGCGCTTCGGCAGCCCGACCACCGCGGGGCGGGAGATGGCCGGCTACACGGGCCTGTTCTGGCGCGGACCGCGTGCCTTCCGGGACGGCCGGATCATCGGGCCGGACTCCGAAGGGCCCGGCCTGATGGGGCAACAGGCGCCCTGGCTCGCGTACTCCGGCGAGCACGACGGCGCCGACGGCCACGCGACGCTCGTCTTCGCGCACGGTCCCGAGAACGACCACACCGGGGAGGGCGGCGCCCACCCGGCCCATTGGTTCGTGCGCAACGATCCGTTCGCCGCCGTCGCCCCCTCGTTCGCGTTCTTCGAAGAGCTCGAACTCGCCCCCGGCGCCACCCTCACCCGCCGCTACCGCGTCGTCGTGGCCGACGGGGCCTGGGAACGCGAGGAGGTCGCCAAGTACCTGGAGGAGCACCCGTGGTGA
- a CDS encoding Gfo/Idh/MocA family protein: MSKSTESAPNRPATPFEGRRIRAAVIGTGAIARGSHVPALARLAEEGETEIVAAVDIAEDTVQKFCAEAGIPHAYTDLDRMLEEQRPDLVAICTPPTLHRDQTVAALRAGAWVWCEKPPVLTLADFDAVEAQEGKDGGPYAAIVFQHRFGSGSRHVRRLIAERTMGRPLVAHCQTTWYRNAEYYAVPWRGRWETEGGGPAMGHGIHQMDLLLDLMGPWSEVRAMAGRLVHDLETEDVSTALVRFESGALATIVNSVLSPDEVSRIRIDCERATVELTHLYGHSNDNWRITPAPDVSDEDVAAWRDFGADVPSSHLEQLRELVASMRAGERPRSSGADGRTSLELITALYKSAFTDTTVRAGEVGPGDPFYTALHGGAPGWAPPAASADESAATVSQEVSA; the protein is encoded by the coding sequence ATGAGTAAGAGCACCGAGTCCGCCCCCAACCGTCCCGCGACCCCGTTCGAGGGCCGCCGTATCCGGGCCGCCGTCATCGGTACGGGCGCCATCGCGCGCGGGAGCCATGTTCCCGCGCTCGCCCGGCTCGCCGAGGAGGGCGAGACGGAGATCGTCGCCGCGGTCGACATCGCGGAGGACACCGTCCAGAAGTTCTGCGCCGAGGCGGGCATCCCGCACGCGTACACCGATCTGGACCGCATGCTGGAGGAGCAGCGGCCGGACCTGGTCGCGATCTGCACCCCGCCGACCCTGCACCGTGACCAGACCGTCGCCGCGCTGCGCGCCGGAGCCTGGGTCTGGTGCGAGAAGCCGCCGGTCCTGACGCTCGCCGACTTCGACGCCGTCGAGGCGCAGGAGGGCAAGGACGGGGGCCCGTACGCGGCCATCGTCTTCCAGCACCGGTTCGGCTCGGGGTCCCGGCACGTGCGGCGCCTCATCGCCGAGCGGACCATGGGCCGCCCGCTCGTCGCGCACTGCCAGACCACCTGGTACCGCAACGCCGAGTACTACGCCGTGCCCTGGCGCGGGCGCTGGGAGACCGAGGGCGGCGGGCCCGCGATGGGGCACGGCATCCACCAGATGGACCTGCTCCTGGACCTGATGGGGCCGTGGAGCGAGGTGCGGGCGATGGCCGGGCGCCTGGTGCACGACCTGGAGACGGAGGACGTCTCGACCGCCCTCGTCCGCTTCGAGAGCGGCGCGCTGGCCACGATCGTCAACAGTGTCCTGAGCCCGGACGAGGTGAGCCGCATCCGTATCGACTGCGAACGCGCCACCGTCGAGCTCACGCACCTCTACGGCCACAGCAACGACAACTGGCGGATCACCCCGGCCCCCGACGTGTCCGACGAGGACGTGGCGGCCTGGCGTGACTTCGGTGCGGACGTGCCCAGCTCGCATCTGGAGCAGCTGCGGGAGCTGGTCGCGAGCATGCGCGCGGGTGAGCGGCCGCGCAGCAGCGGCGCCGACGGGCGCACCAGTCTGGAACTGATCACTGCGCTCTACAAGTCGGCGTTCACGGACACGACCGTCCGCGCGGGGGAGGTCGGGCCCGGGGACCCGTTCTACACGGCCCTGCACGGGGGCGCGCCGGGCTGGGCGCCGCCCGCCGCGTCCGCCGACGAGTCCGCGGCCACCGTGAGCCAGGAGGTGTCGGCATGA
- a CDS encoding undecaprenyl-diphosphate phosphatase, with protein sequence MSWFESLILGLVQGLTEFLPVSSSAHLRLTAAFSGWEDPGAAFTAITQLGTEAAVLIYFRKDVGRILAAWFRSLTNKEMRRNHDAQMGWLVIVGSIPIGVLGLTLKDQIEGPFRDLRITATMLIVMGVVIGIADRLAARDETGGKHRAPKQRKALEDLNVKDGLLYGLCQAMALIPGVSRSGATISGGLFMGYTRAAAARYSFLLAMPAVLASGAFEVKDATANGHVSWGPTIFATVIAFAVGYAVIAWFMKFISHKSFMPFVWYRIALGIVIIALVSTGGLSPHAAESAG encoded by the coding sequence ATGTCTTGGTTTGAATCCCTCATCCTCGGACTCGTCCAGGGGCTGACCGAATTCCTTCCCGTCTCCTCCAGTGCGCATCTGCGCCTGACGGCGGCGTTCTCCGGCTGGGAGGACCCCGGAGCGGCCTTCACCGCGATCACCCAGCTCGGCACGGAGGCGGCGGTACTGATCTACTTCCGCAAGGATGTCGGCCGGATCCTCGCGGCGTGGTTCCGCTCGCTCACGAACAAGGAGATGCGCCGGAACCACGACGCCCAGATGGGCTGGCTGGTCATCGTCGGCTCCATACCCATCGGCGTGCTCGGCCTGACACTCAAGGACCAGATCGAGGGCCCGTTCCGCGATCTGCGGATCACCGCGACGATGCTCATCGTCATGGGCGTGGTCATCGGCATCGCCGACCGGCTCGCGGCGCGTGACGAGACCGGCGGGAAGCACCGGGCGCCCAAGCAGCGCAAGGCCCTCGAGGACCTGAACGTCAAGGACGGCCTGCTGTACGGCCTCTGCCAGGCGATGGCCCTGATCCCCGGCGTCTCCCGGTCCGGCGCGACCATCAGCGGCGGTCTCTTCATGGGCTACACCCGTGCCGCGGCGGCCCGCTACTCCTTCCTCCTCGCCATGCCGGCCGTGCTCGCCTCGGGCGCCTTCGAGGTCAAGGACGCCACCGCGAACGGCCATGTGTCATGGGGGCCGACCATCTTCGCGACGGTGATCGCGTTCGCGGTCGGTTACGCCGTCATCGCGTGGTTCATGAAGTTCATCTCGCACAAGAGCTTCATGCCGTTCGTCTGGTACCGGATCGCCCTCGGCATCGTCATCATCGCGCTGGTCTCGACCGGCGGTCTGAGCCCGCACGCGGCCGAGTCCGCGGGCTGA